The DNA sequence ATTTATATGGTAAAGATAAAGCCTGGGGTACCTATGATGCGATTAATAATAGCGTGCATAACTATGACGATGAGGCCAACGGCCATGGCACACATGTAGCTAGCATAGCTGGCAACAGTGATTTTGATATTAACGGTAAATTATATGGTGTAGCACCGAATGCAGCTATTGTCGGTATCAAGGCGTTTGATTATGAAGGTAAGGCGACTTATGCCGATGTTATTCGTGGTATTGAATGGGCACTGCAAGTAAAAGATGATATCAATTTACGTGTGTTAAATATGTCCTTCAGTGGCCCGGTACGTTCTTTATATTGGCAGGATCCACTTAATCAAGCGGTGATGAAAGCTTGGCAAGCAGGTATTGTGGTGGTCGCTTCAGCTGGTAATAAAGGCCCTGAGCCAATGACAGTTGGGGTGCCAGGTAATGTACCTTATATTATCACGGTAGGTGCTATGACTGACTCTTATACTAAGTCACTTACAACAGATGATAAGTTAGCAAGCTTTAGCTCAGCAGGTCCGACACCATCAGGTTTTGTTAAGCCTGATGTACTTGCCCCAGGTGGTCATTTATCTGGCTTGATGTCGTTTGATTCACAAATTGTTAATGAGCACCCAGAGTTTCACGATGGTGGCCGTTATTTTCAAATGTCAGGTACATCTCAAGCCGCAGCCGTTGTCTCAGGTGTGGTCGCTTTGATGTTAACTGAAAACCCTGCACTTACGCCTGATGATGTAAAATGTCGATTACTTGATAGTGCCCATATCGCAACTAAAGATAATGGCCAGCGTGCTTATAGTGTTTTCCAACAAGGCGCTGGTGTTGTTAATGCAAAAGGGGCTTTAGCAACTACAGCGTCAGGGTGTGCTAACCAGTCACTAAATATCGCGAAAGATTTAAATAATGAAAATCATTATTTTGGTCCTGCGAATATTAATGAAGACGGTAATTTTTATATAGAAGGTTTAGGTGATGAATATGTTTGGCAAAGGGATGAGCCGACATTAGATGGTAGCGCATTAATTTGGAAGGTAAACTACGAAGAACAATTTGCTGCTTGGCAAGATAATGCCACGACAGATGCATTGATTTGGAAAGTAAACTTTGAAACCGATGCGTTAATTTGGAAAGTCAACTTAGAGTCAGATGCATTAATTTGGAAAGTTAACTTGGAAACCGATGCGCTGATTTGGAAGGTGAACTTGGAAGAAAATGGCGTTTCAAATATCGCCATTAATCACTGGGTCGACCAACAATAAAGCCAATAAAAAGCCTCTTTTAAGAGGCTTTTTCAATCCAGCTTATCCTCCTATAGACATACCTAGGTTATTTGTATGCTCAATCGATGTATTTTTATCATTCTCTTATTGGTGAGTAACTTTGCTCTTGCCGAACAAGTCAAATTATTCAAGAGTTTTACTCCTGATAACCCGTTATCTTATCAATTTGTACGCTCAATAGTTCAGGATGATGACGGTTTTATATGGTTAGGCTCCCATGAAGGTTTACATCGATATGACGGTAAACATTTTGTGAGCTACCACCATGATGCGCAGATAGAAAATTCATTAAGCTCTGATGTTGTTAGCACTATGCTAATTGATAGCAAGCAAAGGTTCTGGGTTGCGACATCGGGCGCAGGTTTAAATTTATATCAAGAGCTGAGTAAAAATTTTCAGCATTTTTCCACCTTAACCGAAGACGCTAAGCTGACAAATGATGTTATCAATAGTTTATTTGAAGACAGTGAAGGCAAACTTTGGATAGGTACAGAAAAAGGCTTAAATATACTTAGTGTTAAAGATAACCATTGGCATGTTCAGCAGATAGCACAAGTATTAGGTAATGAAAACAGTTTAACACACGATACTATTCATGATGTTATTCAAGTTAATAACAATGAAGTTTGGGTGGCAACCCATGGCGGCGGTATTTCCGTATTTTCATTGCAAGGGCAGTTTATTCGAGCAATCAAATTTGGTGATAGCAATTCAAGTAGCTATAGCAATAAGTTCGTTAATTCGATGTTTTTGGATAACAAGCAGAATGTCTGGATAGGGACGGTTGATAGCGGTTTGCTGAGATATCACTTGCCGAGCAAACAATTACAGCAGTATCAATATAGTGAAAAAGATCAACATAGTATCGCCAGCAATAATATCAAAGAAATCTATCAAGATTCTAAACAGCAATTATGGATAGCAACAGATAAAGGCTTGATAATCTATCAAGAAAATACAGATAACTTTAAGCGCTATAATCACGCTGCCACAGATCCTTTTAGCTTAAATAACGATTTTATTTTATGCTTCTTTGAAGATAAAAATAATATGATGTGGATTGGTACATTTACCGGGGTTAATCGTTATGACCCAAATATGGCAAGTTTTCGCCAATACAGCTCTATCAACCATCCAGCACTTAGTAATAATAATGTCACAAGCTTTAGTCAGTTAGATCCTGAGCGCATTTTATTTAGCACTTATAGTGGCGGTATTTATCAATTATCTGTCAGTGATAATGTCATTACTCAGTTTCAGCTTGATGATTATTTTTCTGAGCTTAGGATCATGACCACTTATATTGACCATAAAACTAATAGCCTTTGGCTTGGCACAAGAACCGATGGGCTTTATCAAATTAATTTAACGTCAAAAGCGGTCGTGCATTATCAACACGAACCAGACAATATCGACTCTATTTCCGCTAATAGCATTACTGATATCGTTAAAGACTTAAATGGCAACATTTGGGTGGCTACTTTTCATCAGGGACTAAATAAGCTTAATAGTGATGGCAGTTTTACTCGCTATATTAAACAGCAATCTCAGCCGTCTTTGGGCCCCAGTAGTAATCATATTTTGCAGTTATTAGTCGATGTTGATGGCACTATATGGCTGGGCACTTATGGCGGCGGGCTCAATCGGTTCTTTCCTGAAAAAAATCAGTTTATTCATATAAAGAACGTAAAAGGCGAGAGTGATTCAATATCAAGTGATATCGCTTGGGTGTTACTGCAAGATAATCAAAAGAATATATGGGTCGGTACTCAGGCGGCAGGCTTGAACTTATTAAGTCATGAAAATTTTGAGCGTGAGCACTACACCTTTAGCCATTTTGATACCAAGGATGGTCTTAAAAGTAGAACGGTTTACGGTATTGCTCAAGATAAAGAAGGGGATATTTGGTTCAGTACAAATAAAGGGCTTACTCGTTTTTCTCCGTTAAAGAATAAGTTTGTCCACTTTGATTTAAGCCATGGTTTAATTGATTTGGAATATAATCATAGTTCAGTCTTTTTAGCTGCTGATAACACGATATATTTTGGTGCGGGTAAAGGGATCAGCAGTGTTAAACCTGAAGATATTAATGGTTTATATAATGTACCTGACGTTAAGTTAACTAACGTGATGAAATTAAACGAGCCAATGTCATTTAGTAAACCCTTGACACATATTGACGCGCTAACGTTTGACTACAGTGATAACCTCATTTCATTTGAATATGCTGGTTTAAATTATTCAAATCCAAAGGCGACCCGCTATAAATATCGGTTATTAGGCTTTGAGCAGCAATGGATAAATGCTGGAGATGCTACTAGAGCCACGTACACGAATTTACCCCCGGGACAATATCAATTACAAATTATAGCCAGCAGTAGTGATGAGCTATGGAGTAAACCTTATCAAGTTGAAATTAACGTAAAACCAGCACCTTGGAACACTTGGTGGGCATATTTGGCCTATGCAGTTATTATTGCCTTATCCTTATTGCTCTATGCTAAAGCCTTAAACCGCAAGTTATTACAAGAGCAGCAGCAAAAAGAATTACTCAAGCAACAGGTTGCAGAAAAAACCGAAAGATATTTATCAAAAAATACTGAGTTAGAGCATGCTAATAAGCAACTAGAAAAGGCTGCTACCATTGACAAGGTGACAGGTATTAAGAGTCGCCGCTATTTAGATATTTATATTGAACAAGCCAGCCAGTTGATGAATAATATCCACCAAAACCTACTGCCTATTCAACGTAGTGTGCTGCCAAGGCTTTATATTGTTATGGTGCGTATCAATGATATGTCGACAATATCTAATAGCCAGCTCATTAACTTAACCGATCTTTTACTATACAGTAGAAACCCTGAGGATCTCGTTATTCGTTGGGCAGATGACACCTTTGCCATTATTGGTTATGAAAAAGAAAACAGCGCTGCTGAATTATCTCATAGTTTGGCGAAAAAGTTGCCAAGTGCCTTTGAAAACCAAGTTTGTCTTAGCTTAGCCTATTCTTTTTATCCCTTTAACATTGAACAGCCAGTTGAGACATCCTGGGATCAGGTTAATGTCTTGATTGAGCTTGGCTTAAATCTCGTGGAAAGAGAAGCCAATGTTCAATGGTTGGGGTTATGTAAGCCAAAGGAGCAGCCGTTTGACTATTTATCTGTATTACAACAACATACCTTGGATGAGCTGAAAAACAATATTGTCATTAAGCATGGTTAGCTATTATTGCTCCTCTTGCTTTAATATTTGTTGTTGATATTGCTTAGGTGTGCAATCGAAGCTCTCTTTGAAGCAGCGACCAAAGTATGTTTGTGAAGAAAAGCCAACATCAAGGGCAATGCGGCCAATTTGAGCGCCACTTCGTAATAACTCTTGTGCTTTGCGAAGCCTGAACTCTTTAATAAAGTTATTTGGACTGATACCTAAAATAACCTTGAGTTTTCGTTGCAGCTGTCTTTCGCTCATTGCCATTTCACTTGCTATGTGATGTATGCCTAAATCTTGCTCGGTGTAAAGTTTAGCTAAAACGTTTTCCAGTTTAGTTAAAAACTTTTCATTCATTGTGTCACTTTCTACTGCGGTTTGTTTGGCAACATTTTGGTGACATATATCTTTTCTTTCTTGCTGCTGCTTTTTCTCGAGCTTGTGCAATAAACTTTGTTGAAGACTCTTTCTGTTCTCCATCAAGTTATCAATACGCGCTAGCAACTCCTGATGATTAAAGGGTTTACTGAGGTAATCATCTGCATGTAAGTTTAATCCCTGTAATCGGCTATCAAGATCTGAGCGTGCGGTGAGTAATATGACAGGAATATGCTCGGTTAACTCTTCTTGCTTGAGGGCTTTTAGCACTGAAAAGCCATCAATACCGGTAAGCATAATGTCACAAACAATCAAATCGGGTAGGTACTCTCGAGCTAAATCAATACCGAGCTCGCCACTATCTGCTAATAGGCAGTGATGTTTCTTCTCAATAACTTGCTTTATATGATTTTGCATATCGGAATTATCCTCGATGACAAGAACAACGTGTCCTGAATGAGGCTTGTGAGTGCTTGCTTGACTTTGCTGCTCAAGCAAAAGTGATGACACTTCATTTTCTGAAATACTAATGGGCACACTTGCTTCACTTTTTGCAGGTTGTGCCATAGGTATTGCTAAGGTAAATTTACTGCCTTGATTATATTCACTGACCACACTGATGCGCCATTGATGAGCATTGACGAGTTCGTTCACTAAAGATAAGCCTATACCGACGCCAAAGATGGCATGATTTTTTTCGTCTGTCGCTCGCTGGAAACGCTCAAAAATTTTATCTTGCGATTCTTTGTTAATGCCTATGCCGGTATCAATAATATCTAAGTAAATGGTATCTTGTTCGCAATAGGCGTTTACTTCAACTTCGCCGCCGGCAGGAGTATATTTGATGGCATTGGCTAATAAGTTAAAAATAATTTTCTCAAAGGCTTGAGCATCACATTCAAGCCATAGTCCTTGTGCAATACTAAGCTTAAATGTCAATTGACTCTGCTGAGCAAGACGTTTAAATGAATCTGATGGCATTGCCATTAAGGTATCTAATTTATAGGTGGCAAGCGTTAAATTAGGTTTATTACTGAGCTTTGATAACTCTAATAATTGCTCAACCATGCGCACTAAACGTAAGCCATTACGTTTGGCGGTTGTTAATTCTAGGTTTTCATTGGCAGATTTAGCATCGAGTATATACTTATCTAATACGCCATTAATAATGGTGAGTGGCGTTCTAAATTCATGTGAAATATTAGCGATAAATTTATCTTTTAACTCTAATGTTTGCTTTTCGGCTAACTTTCTTGCAGTTAAGTTAATGAATGTGATGACGATTAATGGTTGCTCTTGCCTTTCTGCCCATTGTAATTCGGCTTGCACGGGAAACTCGCTGTTATCACTTCGCTTAGCAGTACATTCTATTGATATGCCGGACTCTTTTCGTTGTAAGGCGTATACATTGCTTTTAAAATTAAAAAAGTAATGCATTTTATCTTCTGTTGAAAATAGCTTAGATACATTGGTATTGATAATTTCATGTTCTAGGCATTGAAATGCCTTACTAGCAGCTGGGTTGGCTGAAAGTATCATGCCTTGGGTTGTCGTTGTTAAAATGGCATTATTTGACGCACTAACAATGGCTTTATCTTCACTGTAAAGAAGTGATTTGGTTAGTTCTTCATTTAAAGATAAAAGTGATGATTTTTGCTCACTCAGCGCCTTAGACTCATTTAAAACATGAGCTAGCGTATTCTGTTTTTTATGTACAAGGATAGCGATAAATATCATTGTTATAAAAAACCAGCCAATGACCAGTAAAGACTGATTGTAGCTTGTTGATATATAAGCTAATGAGTACTCCTTGCCAACTAGGTGCAATATGATGATGAATAGCGATAGGCCAAATAGATATAATTCAGTGCTTGCTTTTGATGCAGGTTCAATGGGTAGGTGAACTCGCTTAATGGCGATAGCGCTTATTAGGATCAGTGATAAATAGGGCAGGGTTTGTAAGACTTGTTGGCTATATTTAAAGCTTGGTGTATTGGCGTTATATGAAAAATAGCTACATATACTTTCCATTATCAGTGCTGCGCAGCCCAGTGCAAGGATTGTATAGGTTTTTTTCCAGTACAGGTTTTGGCATTTTATGACGTTTAACAGCACACGTAAAAAAATGACTGAAGCCATGCTTGAGTGGAACAGCAGTGATGGTAAAAGTGATTGATAATTGGGTTTATCAAACTCATAGGGCAACAATATTAAGTAACAGAAGCACAATAGCGCAAAGAAAATACTTGGAGCCCTTGTGTCTACGTTCTTCCTTGTTATATCGACAGGTGAGTGCGGATTGGACTCAATTGCCAGAATGATGAAAAAGTAGCTAAATAAATAAGTAAAGTCTGCTATGAGGGATGAATAAGTTAAATGGGTATTCAATAAAATACTTTTAGGCAGTGTTGATGTTAATACTGCCAATAACAGAAATTGCCAAAACGAGGTTAATTGTTTTGTTTTGGCTTGATACGCTGCTAATGCGGTATAAGTGATACTTAGCAGTTGCACCGCAGTAATTAGCACAGCCGTTAAACTATCAAGACTACTTAAGGAAATAAATGGTAGATACTGATAGGGCGTTAGCATTATTATTGCTACTAATATTGGAACTCTTTCTTTTAAAGGCAAATTCAAGCTGATTTCCTGTTTGTAATCTGTTTAAGCCTTCCTTGCTGCTTATAAGTTCAATTTATTGTTAATTATAAACAAAACTTTAACACTCTTGTCACGCTTTCAGCTAGCTTTGCTAAAAAATGTTAATAGGTTGTTTTCCAAATCCCCTTAATCTTTGTAAGACATGTCGCACAAAGTCGTGAGATATATTGGCACTTGTTGCTAACTTTTTACACCTTAATTTATTTAAGTTGTTGTAAAGTAACAAATAAATTGTTTTGATTTATTGTTACAACAAGATTACAAATAATTAATTGCGAATAACTGCCTACAAATGAATTTTGTAGGGTGTAATATTAATCATGTCAGGAAGACATAGAGCAGGGGGCTTTTAGGATATTAAGGACGATATGCTTAAGGATAAGCAGGCTAGGATAGCAAGTGATTTAAGGATGTAAATCATTTTTTGGACTTATCACGGAAGAGCTGCACAAGGATGTTATAAGGAAATAAGGACAACACAAGGCAGGATGCTTTGTTTCGGGAGCTTTAAGGATAAAGCATAGTGGCAGGATGTCACTAACGGATGACATAAACAGGGATGTGAGTTGGTTAGGATGATCAACGTCAGGAAGACTGTAGTAAATGGATAGACAATGAGAGGACTCATTAGGATAGACTAAGGATAGTAATTCAAGGAAGAAACGAGAACACTAAATATGAGTGCAGGACGCACGAAATAAGCTAGTATGAAATGCGGCTCTTAGAGCCGCATTTTTGTTTTTATTCCTGCCTCTTTTCAGACTACTACAGCTGTTGCCACAATTTAATCTGAGTTGGTAATGCTATATCTTTTAACTATAACCTGGTTAAAATAGTGACATTCTTTATGCGCTAACTCTATTTTACGGTTCAAATTTTCATGTACCTCTTTTTACAAAAGCTCGCTAACTGGTTATTTCCTTTAAGAAAGCTATGCTTTGCAATCTTGATATTTTTGCTTGGTTTTCTTATGTATCAGTTTCTTTTTATCGATGCCAAGGAGAGCGCCAGTGATAGCGTGTTAAAGCTCAGTTTTATGGCCTTTATTTGGTTATTACTTTTGTATAGCTTAATCAATACCTTTGCTGGCGAGGTTGTTGAAGTGCAGACTGCTCAGTCTTTGCTTGCTAAATTCAAGTTAAAAATGAAACAACTTGCCATGTGGTTACTCTCGGTTTTATTTATTTTATTAACTTTAGCTATTTTGATGATATCAAGTCGAATGTTGAATGTGTTGTCATAGTCAACTTATTTCAGGATGGGACACAGGACGGGACACTAGGTAAAAAAAAGCCCTAACGTATTGTTAGGGCTTTTGTCGTTTTAAACTGCTATTTACTGCTCAGTAATACGTAACTCTACGCCACCAAACTCACCATCTAAGGTGATATAGTGCCAGTATACATCAGGCTTAAGTTCAACAACTAAGCTATCCCAGTTGCCGTCACCATTTGCATAACCGTCATTATCTTGAGCTGTTGGCCAGCCATCAGCTTTAAACATAATGTCTGCATTACCCCAACCGCCAGTGGTTCTTAACTCAAAACGTGTAGAAAGACCGCCTTCATTACGAATAAAGAAAGAAGCACGTCCACCTGAAGAATTAATACACTCAACAATTTGGTTGGTTGTCACAGTGTTGTTATCTGCATCATAAGCATTAGCTGGAACTTGAACTTCACATGGAGAGAAGTCAGTACTAATCGTTACTGGCTCACCTGCCCAGTTACCTGCAGTACCTGATGCCGCTGAGTCTTCATCATTCGGACCCAGTTCAACAATGTTGCTTTCACCTAAAGTAATACCGTTTACTAACCAGTCGTTAAACTCACTGTCGTATGAAGTGCCAATGTTATCCATATACGTTTGGTACTCTGGGTATTGACCAGTACGAGTTAAGTTTAATATTTGATTAACATCATTTCTGTGTTTTTCAAACATAAAGCGTACAGCTAAATAACCCCAACGATAAATACGTGTTTGACCTGAATTGTAGTCATTCTTGAAGATTTCAGATAAAGCTACTTCCTGAGATTGACCAGTAGAGATTGCATAATCATTACCGTCACCTTGAGAAATGTACTCACCTAGACCTTCAGACCACCAAACAGTGTTTACTGTCATACCTAATTGGAAGTCACCGTATAAATCGAAACGACCATCTAAGTAGTGAACGTATTCGTGTTGTAAGTTCCAAACGTGGAATTCAGGTTTGATCCACTCTGCTTCATAAGCAATAAAGCGTGCTTGGTTCTTCTCATTAATTGGTGCACCTTCTAAGTACATACCACCATTGTTGGTATTGATACCGAAGAATTGACCTGCATAGGTTTGGTAATCATCAGAGGAGTCGAAAATAACTAATTCTAAAGATTGGTTATTATCGTCAGCTACTGGTTGATAACCTGTACCTAAGATTGAATGGAAGTTAGTTTCTTGATCGCCTAACACATCACAAATCCAAGCGGCTTGATCGTTATACATGTGCTGTGCACGGATTTTTAACGTATCAGAACACTTGTAGTTAAAGGCTAATGTTTCAGCTTCTAAGGTATAGGCAAAACCACAGATCTCGTAGTAACCACAATCTGCGCGATCGTAGTAATCTGACATGCTAGCAGCTTTGATCCATAAACCACGAGTATTATCGTCTTTGCTGGTGCTATCAAGTACCGCTTTAACTAATACCTTAACACGAGAAAACATTGAATCTATATGGTATAAACGCGCCATTTCATTAACAGCATTGAGTAATACATATTCAGCATCAGTACCAATCATGTCGCGATTAGTATTTTGGAAGTCATATAGAACGTCTAAAATACTGTCATCAGCTGTAAATAATGCTCTCATATCCTCATCCCATTGTGCGCGGAATAGGGTTGTGAAAACAGAATTAGCTGCGGCATTCATGTTAAAGCTTGCCTTCCAATCAGCATTGTAATCGGTAAGTACTTTAATAGTGATATCGTTAAAATCAGCACCTAAACCTGCTGAATCAACAGTGATTAATGCTTCTTTTAAAACGCTACCATTTGCTTCGCTAGTAATCCAAGCACTGCTGTTATTAAAGAAAGTGCGTAGTGCTGTTTTAATGGTAGATTTCACCGCATCTGTGTACTCAGGTACATCATCTGGGTGTGAGAATGATACATAGTATGAACCACGTAAGAAGTAGAATAATGACTCAAGGCCTGTCGTATCTTCACCTGCGTACGATGGGGCACGTGAGTTGATTGCATTAGCAATCGCTAACATATTCGCTTCAGAATAGATTTGTGTCGCATCTGGGCCGCTAATGTTATAGATAGGGCTAACACGTTGCGGGTGTGAAATCGCGATACGCTCTACTAGTTCATCACCATTTAAACCTAAGAAGCGAGTAGCATCTGTTGGGAAACCATCATCTGGAATATCTGAGCCACCACCTGTAGATGGGAACTTAGATGCATCAGACGCGACTAAGAAGCTCACTTCATTTGCGGTATCATTTGCAGCATAAAGTGCTACATATAACCAACCTTTATTAGCAACAAAAGTAACAGATTCACTGCTGCCCATATCGCTTGATACATGCTCGTAGTTGCTATCGTTAGCCCAAGTTTCTTGGTTCGTGTAGATCTTAATATCACCTGTACCACCTGCAGTTGACATAGTAATTTCTATATTATCAGCAGGAACGTAAATGTAGTAAGAAGATGAACCTGAGATGCTAACACACTCAACTTGGTTAAAGGTTAACTCTTGTTCAGCAATAGTGTCTGCACCACACATACCTGGGTTAGTTGGTAGGGTAGGAATTCCTGAACCATCGCCAGAGCCGTCACCAGAACCATCGCCAGAGCCGTCACCTGAACCATCGCCAGAGCCGTCACCAGAACCATCGCCAGAGCCGTCACCTGAACCGTCGCCAGAGCCGTCACCTGAACCGTCACCAGAGCCGTCGCCAGAGCCGTCACCAGAGCCGTCACCTGAACCGTCGCCAGAGCCGTCACCTGAACCGTCACCAGAGCCGTCGCCAGAGCCGTCACCAGAGTCGTCACCGTTGAATGAGTTATCATCAATGGTGTAAGTGTTTACCGCTTCAGTTAATACCGCTACGCCTAAACAGTTATTGCTGCTATCTGCCACCATTAAGCGGTCACCTTGAGCCCAGTAGTCTGCACTGTAGGTATCACCATTATATAGTGTTTGGTAGTTGTTATCTAAGTTTGGCTCACCCGTTGAAGAACTTACCCAATAAAGATTAACCGGTGTGTTGGTTGTGTTAGTAATGCTGATTTCAGCTGCATCTGCAGTTCTATCATAAGCATTAGTTAGGTTACACATACCAAATTCACCTGCAGCAGGGATAATTTCAACCGTTACGGCATCAGCTACCATATCTGCATCAATATCATAGGTATTTGTTGTTTCTGTTAATACAGCAACACCTAAACAGTTTTTGTAGTTATCAGTTACGGCGATACGTTGGCCATTAGCGTGGCTAGTAGAGTTATAGCTTTCACCTAAATCAAGTACTTGAAGTGGAGAAGAGTAGTCAACTTTACCCGAAACGCCGTCTACTAAGTAAAGTGTTACAGGCGTATCAGTTGTATTTGTGATTGATACAGCTGCTAAAGCGCTGCTATCACTGACGTATTGATAAACCAAGTCACAGCTACCAAAGGTATTCGCTTGGGGTAAAACTTGTGGTGGTGGCGGTGTTGCATCGGTATTTGCTGCAACCCAGTCAACAAAACCAGTACCGTCAGTTGCTGCTACTTCATTTAATGCTGCTTGATATAAAGAAACATCAGAAGAACGTAGTGCTTGAGAAAGCGTTGCAACTGTATCTGGGCGCTCTAATGCTAAGTATTGCATTGCATAGTAGCTCCACGGGTACAGATCATCTAGATAGTAATCAGTGAATAATACGTTGTATAGCGAAGGAATATTATCGCCTGCAACTGAGTCTAAACTGCGTTGATGGTTTTCACCATTTGCTAACCATTCAGCCATACCTTCAGCCCAAGACACTGTATTGTCATGGTATTGGAAAGCACCATATAGGTTATAACGACCATCTAAGTAGTGAACATACTCGTGCTCTAGGTTATATACGTCGCCTGCAGCTTCACATGAGTAACCTACCCAGCTTGAAGGACATTGCATTGCGTGGAAACGAGCAACATTACCTTCTACAGAAGGGTCGCCTTCAAGGTAAATACCACCATTGTCAGTGCTGTGACCGAAGAAGTCATAACCATACTGCTCGTAATCTTCAGGTGTAGCATAAACAACCACTTCAAGTTTAACATTGGTATCATCCGCTACAGGTTGGTTACCTGTGTTAAAGAAGTTGTGGAACTTATCGCCAACCGCTGCCATTTTTTGACAAGAGCTATCAAGTTGTGCTGCTGTCATCGCTTGAGCACGGATAGTCAAATCGTCAGAACATTGGTGTGTAATTGTTAAAATGTCATCCGCAGTTGCAGGAGCTAAACAGTAATCAGCTAAAGCATCATTTGCATCACATGTACGACCTACGGCTTCTAAGTAAGTTGTACCAATTTCACGTTTTGCTGTTTCTTCAGAAATATCAGCAGTAACCTTGTTGTAGATTTCAACAACTATGCTGTCGATACGCTCTTTTGTTGCTGCATCGGCAATGTTGGCAACATGACCTAAAGCAAGTAACTGATGAGCTAAAATCCACTTTCTGTCACTGTCTGCATCCCAACGTAAATCAAGTGCAGTTTCACCTAAGCCATAAGCGCGTAATGCTGAAATAACCGCTAGCATATTGTCATTATAAGCATCGTTTAATGCCGCATTAGCTTTCGCTTCAAACGCCATATCATAGATAGCTTTTAATAACTGATGAGTGCTGTAACCAAAGTTATCATTAGCATATGGGTTAGTTAACTCTGAATAATATTGAGTTAATGCAAGTAGGTGAGGGATGTGTTCATGGAATACATCACTTGCTGGTGCCATGGCCAAATTTAACATAGCCGTAGCGTAACCTTCTTGAATTAAACCGGCAGGTGCAACAGTAGAGTGGAAGTCTGACATTTTTGCAACAGCATGAAGCGCATTGCTTAAACGTGTTACTTCGTCTGCACTAAAGTCATCATAAGCGCCGTTAATTGCGTAGTTACGTAGGAAGTACACAAGTTGATCTAATGCTGTGCTGTTAATGTCATCTTGTGCCGCTAAGTAATGAATCGCATCAGCGACATCACCGATAGGATCTGGTGTGCTGCTGGCAATTGCTGCCCAATCTGACCAACCACTGGCAATAATATCATTTACAAC is a window from the Litorilituus sediminis genome containing:
- a CDS encoding collagenase, producing the protein MTHSVAKKLLAAATMCGAFASTHASASDSALCGSSTISSGELTIGQTECTSGNGLYFYVDVEQDNTALEITTSGGTGQADIYVNTSSWATSSSYTQRSSNNGTDESLSVTANAGRLYISIFGIHEQVTLNVREPDSGNGDATLCANPSNSNATLTIGDVRCTSGNGLYFSTYVEQDNTPLTITTTGGTGEADIYVNNSSWATRSSYTASSVNSGTEESLTVTANKGQFYISLMGAHQGVTLSLQDDSNGGGDNGGGDNGGDTPVLCGAKTLSGYALTLNQQECISGNGQYYYLDVESDNTPLTITTTGGTGEADLYVNTGNWASRSDYIASSVNQGTDESLSLTANAGRLYISVFGLNDQVSFKVSDDTDNGGGDNGGGDNGGGDNGGGDNGGGNDDYIVVDKNVDVTIPAPTLTSESQFADVVNDIIASGWSDWAAIASSTPDPIGDVADAIHYLAAQDDINSTALDQLVYFLRNYAINGAYDDFSADEVTRLSNALHAVAKMSDFHSTVAPAGLIQEGYATAMLNLAMAPASDVFHEHIPHLLALTQYYSELTNPYANDNFGYSTHQLLKAIYDMAFEAKANAALNDAYNDNMLAVISALRAYGLGETALDLRWDADSDRKWILAHQLLALGHVANIADAATKERIDSIVVEIYNKVTADISEETAKREIGTTYLEAVGRTCDANDALADYCLAPATADDILTITHQCSDDLTIRAQAMTAAQLDSSCQKMAAVGDKFHNFFNTGNQPVADDTNVKLEVVVYATPEDYEQYGYDFFGHSTDNGGIYLEGDPSVEGNVARFHAMQCPSSWVGYSCEAAGDVYNLEHEYVHYLDGRYNLYGAFQYHDNTVSWAEGMAEWLANGENHQRSLDSVAGDNIPSLYNVLFTDYYLDDLYPWSYYAMQYLALERPDTVATLSQALRSSDVSLYQAALNEVAATDGTGFVDWVAANTDATPPPPQVLPQANTFGSCDLVYQYVSDSSALAAVSITNTTDTPVTLYLVDGVSGKVDYSSPLQVLDLGESYNSTSHANGQRIAVTDNYKNCLGVAVLTETTNTYDIDADMVADAVTVEIIPAAGEFGMCNLTNAYDRTADAAEISITNTTNTPVNLYWVSSSTGEPNLDNNYQTLYNGDTYSADYWAQGDRLMVADSSNNCLGVAVLTEAVNTYTIDDNSFNGDDSGDGSGDGSGDGSGDGSGDGSGDGSGDGSGDGSGDGSGDGSGDGSGDGSGDGSGDGSGDGSGDGSGDGSGDGSGDGSGIPTLPTNPGMCGADTIAEQELTFNQVECVSISGSSSYYIYVPADNIEITMSTAGGTGDIKIYTNQETWANDSNYEHVSSDMGSSESVTFVANKGWLYVALYAANDTANEVSFLVASDASKFPSTGGGSDIPDDGFPTDATRFLGLNGDELVERIAISHPQRVSPIYNISGPDATQIYSEANMLAIANAINSRAPSYAGEDTTGLESLFYFLRGSYYVSFSHPDDVPEYTDAVKSTIKTALRTFFNNSSAWITSEANGSVLKEALITVDSAGLGADFNDITIKVLTDYNADWKASFNMNAAANSVFTTLFRAQWDEDMRALFTADDSILDVLYDFQNTNRDMIGTDAEYVLLNAVNEMARLYHIDSMFSRVKVLVKAVLDSTSKDDNTRGLWIKAASMSDYYDRADCGYYEICGFAYTLEAETLAFNYKCSDTLKIRAQHMYNDQAAWICDVLGDQETNFHSILGTGYQPVADDNNQSLELVIFDSSDDYQTYAGQFFGINTNNGGMYLEGAPINEKNQARFIAYEAEWIKPEFHVWNLQHEYVHYLDGRFDLYGDFQLGMTVNTVWWSEGLGEYISQGDGNDYAISTGQSQEVALSEIFKNDYNSGQTRIYRWGYLAVRFMFEKHRNDVNQILNLTRTGQYPEYQTYMDNIGTSYDSEFNDWLVNGITLGESNIVELGPNDEDSAASGTAGNWAGEPVTISTDFSPCEVQVPANAYDADNNTVTTNQIVECINSSGGRASFFIRNEGGLSTRFELRTTGGWGNADIMFKADGWPTAQDNDGYANGDGNWDSLVVELKPDVYWHYITLDGEFGGVELRITEQ